The region GTGTGGCTCAGGGTGTTGCCATTTCGACCAGAACGGATATTAAAGTGGAATATCACTGGGGACCGCCAGCAATGATTAACGATTCGGAATGTGTTGATACAGGACGCCGTGCGGCAGCAAAAGTATTCGGTGAGGATAAACTTATTGATTACGAACAGCAGATGGGTGGAGAGGATTTTGCAAAATATAAAAACCCGAAATGTCTGTTGATGCTGGGCGGTGGATTCAGTAATCCAGAAGGGAGATTTCCGCAGCATAGCCCGTATTTTGATATTGATGAAAACGTCTTAAAACTTGGAGTAGAATATTTTGTTCAATATGTAATCGAGTACGGATTGGAGAATGAGTAAGGAGTGAAGAGTGAAAAATAGAGAGAACTTTTAGGCGCACTTGTACTTGTTTGTGCCTTGAGCGAAGCGAAAGGAATGGTATAAAGCATGAATTACATTGAATATTTTAAACAGGAGATTGTGCCTGCATTTGGTTGTACAGAACCGATTGCACTTGCATACGCAGCCGCTAAGGCAAAGGAAGTACTGGGAACGAATCCTGACAGAATTATAGCAAGATTATCTGGCAGTATGATTAAAAATGCCAACAGCATAAAAGTGCCGGGAACTGACGGACGAAAAGGAATCGCAATCTCACTGGTAACCGGAGCTTTTCTGGGAGATGCGGAGAAGAAGTTACGGGTATTAGAGAATGTCGATAAGAGCAGGCTCTGTGAGGCAGATGCATTGATTGAGCAGGGAATCGTACATACGGAACTGGTTCCAGGTGTTTCGAATCTCTATATTGAGGTTGAAGAACACAGCGGCGACGACTATGCAAAAGTTGTGCTAGAAGATTCTCATACTAATATTACTTTGATTGAAAGAAATGAAGAGATTCTGTATAAGCAGGACAAAAACAGTTCAAAAGAAAACACAATAAACTTTTCATTTGAACAAATCTACGATTTTGCGCGAAATACAGATTACAGTGAAATCCGGCCGATTCTGGATATGGAAATCGAATATAATATCGCTATTGCAGAAGAAGGCATTCAAAATAATTGGGGTTCCAATATTGGAAAACTGGTGTTGGATAAGCGCCCAGATGATTTTGTGGAAAAGATGGTTGCTTATGCTTCGGCCGGTTCGGATGCCAGAATGAGCGGTTGTGAGAAGCCGGTTGTTATCAACTCTGGTTCTGGAAATCAGGGCATTACCGTGTCTGTTCCGATTATCCTTTATGCTAGAGAACACCACTGTGAGGAAAATCAGTTATACCGGGCTCTGATTTTTGCTAATCTGCTTGGCCTGTATATGAAGCAGGGAATCGGAAAATTATCAGCTTATTGTGGGGTTGTGTCTGCATCATCTGCTTCTGTTGCAGGAATCGCATTCCTGAGTGGGGAAGGTGAAAAAATCATCAGGGAATTGCTTACAAATTCGTTGGTAGTGAATTCGGGTCTGATTTGTGATGGCGCAAAACCTTCCTGTGCAATGAAGATTGCGTCCAGCCTGAGGAATGCATTTCTGGCGTATCAGCAGGCCAAAGCCGGTAAGAGTTTCCAACCAGGAGATGGGATTGTCAAAGATGATTTCGAAGAAACTATTCATACCATTTCTGTCATTGCACGGGATGGCATGAAAAAGACGGATGAGGTGATTCTGCATGAAATGGTAACAGAAACCTGTTAGAATGACTAATAAAGGGAGCATCGCAAACGGATAAGAGATATTAAGATTTCTTATCCGGGCGGTGCTCTTTTTTATATTAAAGGTAAGTTCTCCAGTTGGAGAACCCTTGCATTAACAATCTCTTGTGGGACCCCAATAAAAGGCGCAACATGGATTTTGGAAAAACTATTGAAGAAAACCAAAGCTTTCTGTCAATATTTTGGAAATAGAAAATAGGGGAAAGCTGTTAATATAAGAATATCGAAGGGATGGCAGGACAATGGAACAGGATACAGGAGGGAACATGATGCAGAAACGGCAATATAAAATTCTGAAGCTGCTGTACAGGTCAGATGGATTTGTGACTGTGGAGCGCCTGGCGGCAGATGTGCAATGTTCCCTTAAGACCATCAGGAACGACCTCAAGCAGCTGGGAAGTTTTCTGGAAGAACACGGACTGGGAAAGATTGTCTCTAAGAGCAACAAAGGTGTCTGTCTCATGAAAGGTAAGGACTGGGACGCGGCAAAGCAGGATATCCAGAAAGCGTCATGAGTTTGGGGACCAGACACTGAAAAGCCAGACAGAGAAGTTCCTGTGGGGATTTGATATGGCTGGGGTACCAGCAGCTGTCATTTCTCCTGTCACTGTGTGTTCTGCGAATCAGGAAAAAGGAATATGCAGAGATTCCGGCGGATTTTGAATATCAGGGGGCAGAGTGGCAGGGCGCGGAATATGACCGAAGTATGGCCGGAGTATGCATGGAAAGCCTTAAGAAGTATTATAATATCGTTTTCAGCCCGGCAACCAACAGCATAGACGAAATGATGGGGGAGGAGCTGGGAGCGCTGGGAGGCGCCCTGGTTACAGGCGTGTTCCTTATATTCATTGTCATGGGCATACAGTTTGAGTCACCCAAGTATTCCCTGATGGTCATGGTGACCATTCCCTTCAGCCTGATTGGTTCCTTCGGCCTTCTGTACCTGACCGGCAGCCCCATCAGCATGGTATCCATGCTGGTCAGTGTGCCACTTATGGAGGCGCTGGTGGAAGCGGGAGCCATCCGTATGAGGCCCATTCTCATGACAACCCTGACAACGGTCATTTCCATGATACCCAATGCCCTGGCCTATGGAAGGGCCGGCAAGATGATGCAGGGTATTGCTCTGGTAAATATCGGCGGCCTTATGGCATCCATGGTCCTTACCCTGATTCTTCTGCCTACCTTCTACAAGGTGGTGTACCAGCTGGGAAGAAAACGGATTGGGGGCGAGGGAGAGCCGTCCTATGACTGATGGGCGCTCTGAAATGACCTGACAGAAAAATAGCACCAATAAAAGATATCCTTTTTATCGTCTGGGCGCACCCAAAAAGGATGAAGATGAGGGCAGTTAAATATAATATAAATTTTTAAAACCCCCTTGACATTTCCGGAAAAAAAGGATAAACTCAATAAAAATTCATAATGAATGCGGAACAGCTCGAAAGGGAGTAGTTTAGATATATTGTCAACAACCTCGGTTCCAACGGAACCTGGCAATATATGCCTTTGCGGTTACAAGACTTTTATGCGTGGTTTGCAGATATGTTACATATCCTGGCAGCCATCCATAGAAGTCTTTTTTTGTGGGTTTCCCGGTGCCGGAGCATGGCGGATAAATGTTTTTTTGAATTGCTTTTTTGCCATGCACATGGCATTTTGGCGCAGGGATACGCGCATAATAGACTAAGAACTCATTACGAGCCACTCCACTAAGTGGTCAAAGGACGACCGCTGAGTGGAGATGACATGAATCGCACGTAAGCGCCTAAAGGATGGGAGCTAAGTGCTCACAACGAGGAGGAAAGTACATGAAAGAATGGTATCAACAGACAAAAGAAGAGATACTCGGCCAGTTTCAGGTAACGGAACAGGGGCTGACATCTTCCCAGGCAGAGAAAATCCTGGCTGAGAAGGGAGAAAATGTCCTGGAGGAGGGAAAGCGCAAGAGTACCCTGCAGGTGTTTTTAGAGCAGTTCTGTGACCTGCTGGTGGTTATCCTGATTATTGCAGCCCTTATTTCCATGGTGTCAGGCAATGTGGAGAGCACGGTAGTTATCCTTGCTGTCATCATCCTCAACGCTATCCTGGGCACGGTACAGCATGCAAAGGCTGAGAAATCCCTGGACAGCCTCAAATCCCTGTCATCCCCCAACGCCAAGGTGCTGAGGGACGGACAGAAGGTGGAGATTCCATCGTCCAAGGTGGTTCCCGGAGACATCCTGTACCTGGAAGCAGGAGATCTGGTGGTGGCTGACGGAAGAATTCTGGAGAATTATTCCCTTCAGGTCAATGAAAGCTCCCTGACCGGAGAGTCCACTAATGTGGATAAGAGCGACGGCACCCTTCACAGCGACTGCGCCCTGGCTGACCGGGCCAATATGGTGTATTCCAGCGGCCTGGTGACTTACGGACGGGCAGTGGTCCTGGTGACTGCCACGGGCATGGACACAGAGATTGGTAAGATTGCAGCTCTGATGAATGCCACCAAGGAAAAAAAGACGCCCCTTCAGGTCAGCCTGGACCAGTTCGGCAGCCGTCTGGCCATGGCGATCATGGTCATATGTGCTCTGGTGTTTCTGCTGAGCCTGTACCGCAAGATGCCTGTCCTGGATTCCCTGATGTTTGCGGTGGCCCTGGCAGTGGCGGCCATACCTGAGGCGCTCAGCTCCATTGTAACCATCGTACAGGCCATGGGCACCCAGAAAATGGCAAAGGAACATGCCATTATCAAGGAGTTAAAGGCCGTGGAAAGCCTGGGCTGTGTCTCTGTCATCTGTTCGGATAAGACCGGTACCCTGACTCAGAATAAGATGACGGTACAGAACATCTACACCAATGGACAGACCATTACCATAGACCAGCTGAACCTGAAGAACCAGCTTCACCGTTATCTTCTCTATGATGCCATACTTACCAACGATTCCTCTATCGTAGACGGAAAAGGCATCGGAGATCCCACAGAGTTCGCGCTGGTGGAGATGGGAAGAAAGGCGACCGTGGACGAAAACCTGCTCAGAGAGCTGATGCCCCGTCTGGAGGAGATACCCTTTGACTCAGACAGGAAGCTTATGAGTACCAAATACGAACTTCACGATGTGCCCACCGTACTTACCAAGGGAGCCCTGGATGTGCTTTTAGACCGCACCGTGAAAATCCGTATGGAAGAGGGAATCAGGGACATTACCCGGGAGGATAGGGAGGCTATCCTTCAGAAAAATCTGGAGTTTTCCCAGGAGGGATTAAGGGTCCTGGCCTTTGGATACAAGGAAGTTCCCCAAGACTATATCCTGTCCCTTGATAATGAGAAGGACTTCATTTTCCTGGGACTTATATCCATGATGGATCCGCCAAGGGAGGAATCCAAGGCAGCGGTAGCAGACGCCAAGCGGGCCGGAATTAAACCTGTTATGATAACCGGCGATCACAAGATAACCGCCACTGCCATCGCAAAGCAGATTGGCATTTATGAGGACGGCGATATGGCCATGACGGGCCGTGAACTGGACGCCATGCCGGAGGAGGAGCTGGACCGTAAAATTACGGACATATCCGTTTACGCCAGGGTTTCACCTGAGAACAAAATCCGCATCGTGGATGCGTGGCAGCGGCGCGGTTCCATCACGGCCATGACCGGAGACGGAGTCAATGACGCTCCCGCCCTTAAGAAGGCGGACATCGGAGTGGCCATGGGCATCACCGGCACCGAGGTTTCCAAGGATGCGGCAGCCATGATACTGACGGACGATAATTTCGCAACCATCATCAAGGCGGTAGCCAATGGAAGAAATGTATACCGCAATATAAAGAATGCCATCAAGTTCCTGCTGTCAGGCAACATGGCAGGTATTCTTTCGGTATTATACACATCCCTGGCAGCCCTGCCAGTGCCATTTGCGCCGGTACATCTGCTGTTTATCAACCTGCTGACCGATTCACTGCCGGCCATTGCAATCGGCATGGAGCCAGCTGAGAAGGATTTATTGTCAGAAGCGCCCAGAAATCCGAAGACAGGCATCCTGACAAAGGATTTCATGACCACTATCCTGACCCAGGGCGGAATCATAGCTGTCTGTACCATGATTGCCTTCCACGCAGGCCTCAGAACCGGCAGCGCGGCCACGGCCAGCACCATGGCGTTTGCAACCCTGACCCTGGCCCGTCTGTTCCACGGATTCAACTGCCGCAGTAAGCACAACATCTTCAAGCTGGGCTTTTCATCCAACTGGTACAGTCTGGGAGCATTTGCGGCCGGCGTGGTACTGTTAGGCATTGTCATGTTTGTTCCGTTTATGCAGAACCTGTTTTCCGTAACACCACTGACCCAAAGCCAGATAGTGAATGTCTGTATTCTGGCCGCAGTACCCACGGTACTGATACAGCTGTTTAAGATTATAAGAGATATTAAGCATAGGAAATAATGGGGAATTGTGGTATAATGTCCACGTAGGCAATGAGCAGTGCAAAAAGCGGCGGGCATATATCTGTTGGGAGCTTGCTCGCATAAGGATATATGCCCGCCGCTTTTTTATAGGGCGAAGCCCATTCAAAGCTCATCCTGTCCAAAACAAAACCAACCAAAGGAAAGGGGCGGTGCTTAATGGATAAGGTCATAACAGTAAGCCGCGAATTCGGAAGCGGAGGCCGTGAGCTGGGGGTAAAGCTGGCAGAAAAGCTGGACATCCCATTTTACGACAAGGAGTTAATCTCCATGGCTGCGGACGATATCAATATTGCAGAAGAGGCATTTCAAAACTACGATGAGCATATCGTAATTCACGACCCGTTAGACAGGCAGTATTACCATGCTTTTTCTGACATTTACAAAGTTCCCATGTCGGACCAGATTTTCGTGGCCCAGTCCAACGTCATCCGCAGGCTGGCTGCTCACGGTCCATGTGTAATTGTGGGACGGTGTGCGGACATGATTCTGGATGACAGCATTAACCTGTTCATCTACTCCAAAATGAGGGACCGGATTAAGCGTATGCTTATACTGGAGCCAGGTTCTGATGAGAAGGAGATGGAGCGCCGTATCCGGGAGGTGGACCGGAAACGCAAGGAGTATTACCAGTATTACACCGGCAACACATGGGGCCGGGCCCAGAACTACCACTTATGCCTGGACAGCGGGCTGACAGGGGTGGACGGATGTCTGCGGGCGGTTCTGGCTTATCTGGGAGAATTGTCAGAGTAACGGGAATCGGGGCAGCCGGCACGGGCGGGCGGTACAGGCGGCAGTGCGGGCGGCGATACAGGCGTTTCGGTCAAATGAACAATTAAAAAGAACCAAGAAAGACATTTTAGCAAAAGAAGCAGAATTCTAATAAATTCAGGAGGCAGAAGATGAAACAGGATATGATTGTAATTCTTGACCTGGGAAGCACAGAGAACACAAAACTGGCCAGGGACATCAGGGAGATGGGGGTGTACAGTGAGATTTATCCCCACGATATCACAGCCAGCGAGCTTAAGGAACTTCCCAATGTTAAAGGAATTATCATCAACGGCGGCCCTAATAATGTTGTGGACGGTTCTCCCATTGATGTGCGTCCGGAACTGTATGAAGCAGGATACCCGGTAATGGCGGCAGGCCACAACGCGGCTGCCTGTGAGCGTTCCATACATAGCTGGGATGAAGCTGACAGCGACCAGGTTCTCCGTTCCTTTGTGTTCGATACATGTAAGGCCCAGCCTAACTGGAATATGAAGAACTTCATTTCCGACCAGGTGGAATTAATCCGCCAGCAGGTAGGAGACAAGAAGGTGCTCCTGGCTCTGTCAGGAGGCGTGGACAGCTCAGTGGTAGCGGCCCTGCTCATCAAAGCCATCGGAAAACAGCTGACCTGCGTCCATGTAAACCATGGCCTTATGAGAAAAGGGGAATCCGAGAGCGTTATAGATGTATTCAAGAACCAGATGGATGCAAACCTGGTATATGTGGACGCCGCAGATCGTTTCCTTGGAAAGCTGGCCGGAGTGGCTGACCCGGAACAAAAGCGCAAGATTATCGGCGCTGAATTTATATGCGTGTTTGAGGAGGAGGCCAGAAAGCTGGAAGGAATCGAGTTCCTGGCCCAGGGAACCATTTACCCGGACATCGTGGAGAGCGGAACCAAGACAGCCAAGGTGGTAAAATCCCACCACAATGTGGGAGGACTTCCTGAGGATTTGAACTTCACTCTGGTAGAGCCGCTGCGCCAGCTGTTCAAGGACGAGGTGCGCGCCTGCGGACTGGAGCTGGGCCTGCCTCACAGCATGGTATACCGTCAGCCGTTCCCTGGTCCCGGATTAGGAGTGCGCTGTCTGGGGGCCATAACCAGAGAACGTCTGGAAGCTGTCAGGGAGTCCGACGCTATTCTCCGCGAGGAATTTGCAAACGCCGGCCTGGACAAGACAGTGTGGCAGTATTTTACTATTGTACCGGACTTTAAATCAGTTGGAGTCAGGGATAATGCGCGCTGCTTTGATTATCCTGTCATCATCCGTGCAGTCAATACTGTGGACGCTATGACTGCCTCCATTGAGCGCATTGATTATGATGTGCTGCAGAGGATTACGGACCGTATATTGAAGGAAGTTAAGAATGTGAACAGGGTGTGTTATGACTTGAGTCCGAAGCCTACGGCTACGATTGAGTGGGAATAGTTGGAGCAGAGCTGCAAAGCCTTTATTTTCAATGGTTTTGCGGCTCTTTCCTTTTAGAATTGCATTTTGATTGCATTTTTTTATTCAACTGCTCTGTGATAGATTGATGTATGCTGGTTGCTGGTGTAAGCGGCAACACTAGTTGTTGCCGGAGTATAAGTGAGAACGCCATTTAATTTTTTGGCAACTTCCACGTTGGTGTTGGGATATAAATGTCCGTAGGTGCCCAACGTGGTCTGTATCTTTTCATGCCCCAGACGTTCTTTAATCAATAAAGGATTTTCTCCCATGCTGATGAGCAGGGAAGCATGGGAATGTCTGAGTGCATGAATCTTGATACGGTGTACTCCTGCCAATCCGGCAAGTTTTTTTAATGCCCGTGGGAGGGTGTGCTTACTGGTGGGAATCCCATTATAGCTTAGTACAAGGTCACAGTCCTTTAAAACTTTTTGCTGTACTTCCTGCCATGCTTTTAATTCTTTGATGGTATCTGTGTCAATATAGATAGTGCGAATACTGGCTTGTGTCTTTGGCTCCACAAATTTGTATTCGTCCATTGTTTTATAGTACAGCGTTTTAGTTATACTTAAAAGTCCGGTTTCAAAGTTGATGTCCGACCATTGCAGGGCTGCGGCTTCTCCGATTCTCATTCCGGTCATAAACAGGAGCCAGTATGAAATGAAAAGGTAATGTTCGTAATAATCGCCCTTGTAGAGCAGGGAAATTACCTTTTGAAATTCATCCAGTGTCCAGAAATCCACTTTTGTTTTCTTACTCTTGATATTCCCTATCATCCGTGACGGGTTTTTCTTTGCAAGGCCGAGAACAATCGCCCTGTCAAAGGCAATGGAGAGCATCCCCTGTACAATACGGATATAGTTTGGATTAAATTTTTTTGCGAGTTCAAGCTGCCAGTTCTGGACGTTACTGGGTTTTATCTCATCCACCGTCATTTTGTAAAAGTATGAAAAATGTTTCTGGATGGTAGAACGGCGGTTCAGATAGGTGCTTTCCTTTACCTGTGTTTT is a window of Enterocloster clostridioformis DNA encoding:
- a CDS encoding site-specific integrase — protein: MAKDLIKKAENGTYYFRANLGFHPITGKQIQKYKSGFKTKKEAREAYSKLMLASTEELAEKKQQLSFKQFIEETYLPWYKTQVKESTYLNRRSTIQKHFSYFYKMTVDEIKPSNVQNWQLELAKKFNPNYIRIVQGMLSIAFDRAIVLGLAKKNPSRMIGNIKSKKTKVDFWTLDEFQKVISLLYKGDYYEHYLFISYWLLFMTGMRIGEAAALQWSDINFETGLLSITKTLYYKTMDEYKFVEPKTQASIRTIYIDTDTIKELKAWQEVQQKVLKDCDLVLSYNGIPTSKHTLPRALKKLAGLAGVHRIKIHALRHSHASLLISMGENPLLIKERLGHEKIQTTLGTYGHLYPNTNVEVAKKLNGVLTYTPATTSVAAYTSNQHTSIYHRAVE
- a CDS encoding serine dehydratase subunit alpha family protein; the encoded protein is MNYIEYFKQEIVPAFGCTEPIALAYAAAKAKEVLGTNPDRIIARLSGSMIKNANSIKVPGTDGRKGIAISLVTGAFLGDAEKKLRVLENVDKSRLCEADALIEQGIVHTELVPGVSNLYIEVEEHSGDDYAKVVLEDSHTNITLIERNEEILYKQDKNSSKENTINFSFEQIYDFARNTDYSEIRPILDMEIEYNIAIAEEGIQNNWGSNIGKLVLDKRPDDFVEKMVAYASAGSDARMSGCEKPVVINSGSGNQGITVSVPIILYAREHHCEENQLYRALIFANLLGLYMKQGIGKLSAYCGVVSASSASVAGIAFLSGEGEKIIRELLTNSLVVNSGLICDGAKPSCAMKIASSLRNAFLAYQQAKAGKSFQPGDGIVKDDFEETIHTISVIARDGMKKTDEVILHEMVTETC
- a CDS encoding AAA family ATPase; its protein translation is MDKVITVSREFGSGGRELGVKLAEKLDIPFYDKELISMAADDINIAEEAFQNYDEHIVIHDPLDRQYYHAFSDIYKVPMSDQIFVAQSNVIRRLAAHGPCVIVGRCADMILDDSINLFIYSKMRDRIKRMLILEPGSDEKEMERRIREVDRKRKEYYQYYTGNTWGRAQNYHLCLDSGLTGVDGCLRAVLAYLGELSE
- a CDS encoding cation-translocating P-type ATPase, with protein sequence MKEWYQQTKEEILGQFQVTEQGLTSSQAEKILAEKGENVLEEGKRKSTLQVFLEQFCDLLVVILIIAALISMVSGNVESTVVILAVIILNAILGTVQHAKAEKSLDSLKSLSSPNAKVLRDGQKVEIPSSKVVPGDILYLEAGDLVVADGRILENYSLQVNESSLTGESTNVDKSDGTLHSDCALADRANMVYSSGLVTYGRAVVLVTATGMDTEIGKIAALMNATKEKKTPLQVSLDQFGSRLAMAIMVICALVFLLSLYRKMPVLDSLMFAVALAVAAIPEALSSIVTIVQAMGTQKMAKEHAIIKELKAVESLGCVSVICSDKTGTLTQNKMTVQNIYTNGQTITIDQLNLKNQLHRYLLYDAILTNDSSIVDGKGIGDPTEFALVEMGRKATVDENLLRELMPRLEEIPFDSDRKLMSTKYELHDVPTVLTKGALDVLLDRTVKIRMEEGIRDITREDREAILQKNLEFSQEGLRVLAFGYKEVPQDYILSLDNEKDFIFLGLISMMDPPREESKAAVADAKRAGIKPVMITGDHKITATAIAKQIGIYEDGDMAMTGRELDAMPEEELDRKITDISVYARVSPENKIRIVDAWQRRGSITAMTGDGVNDAPALKKADIGVAMGITGTEVSKDAAAMILTDDNFATIIKAVANGRNVYRNIKNAIKFLLSGNMAGILSVLYTSLAALPVPFAPVHLLFINLLTDSLPAIAIGMEPAEKDLLSEAPRNPKTGILTKDFMTTILTQGGIIAVCTMIAFHAGLRTGSAATASTMAFATLTLARLFHGFNCRSKHNIFKLGFSSNWYSLGAFAAGVVLLGIVMFVPFMQNLFSVTPLTQSQIVNVCILAAVPTVLIQLFKIIRDIKHRK
- the guaA gene encoding glutamine-hydrolyzing GMP synthase, whose product is MKQDMIVILDLGSTENTKLARDIREMGVYSEIYPHDITASELKELPNVKGIIINGGPNNVVDGSPIDVRPELYEAGYPVMAAGHNAAACERSIHSWDEADSDQVLRSFVFDTCKAQPNWNMKNFISDQVELIRQQVGDKKVLLALSGGVDSSVVAALLIKAIGKQLTCVHVNHGLMRKGESESVIDVFKNQMDANLVYVDAADRFLGKLAGVADPEQKRKIIGAEFICVFEEEARKLEGIEFLAQGTIYPDIVESGTKTAKVVKSHHNVGGLPEDLNFTLVEPLRQLFKDEVRACGLELGLPHSMVYRQPFPGPGLGVRCLGAITRERLEAVRESDAILREEFANAGLDKTVWQYFTIVPDFKSVGVRDNARCFDYPVIIRAVNTVDAMTASIERIDYDVLQRITDRILKEVKNVNRVCYDLSPKPTATIEWE